The following coding sequences lie in one Hyphobacterium sp. CCMP332 genomic window:
- a CDS encoding isobutyryl-CoA dehydrogenase: MHFELNEDQSLIQDAARKFAEDRMKPFAAEWDETKHFPEDILREAAEMGFAGIYTGDEFGGSGMTRLDAALIFEQLSRGCVSTAAYISIHNMCAWMIDSWGDDAQRAKFLPRLMSMEHFASYCLTEPGAGSDAASLRTKAVRDGDDYVLNGSKAFISGGGRSDIYVVMARTGGEGPGGISTFVVEKGTPGLSFGANEKKLGWNSQPTAVVNFEDCRIPAANRLGEEGIGFKIAMNGLNGGRVNIGACSLGGAAEALDVAAEYVQSRKQFGKPIAGFQVTQFKLADMATDLEASRLMLYRAAAAIDAKDPSTPKLCAMAKRFATDACFDIVNQALQLHGGYGYLKDYPIERILRDLRVHQILEGTNEIMRVIIAKDVLK; encoded by the coding sequence TTGCACTTTGAGCTCAATGAAGACCAGAGCCTGATACAGGACGCTGCGCGAAAATTCGCCGAGGACCGCATGAAGCCGTTCGCGGCAGAGTGGGATGAGACCAAGCATTTCCCCGAGGATATTCTGCGTGAAGCCGCCGAAATGGGCTTTGCCGGCATTTATACCGGCGACGAGTTCGGTGGATCGGGAATGACCCGGCTGGATGCGGCCCTGATTTTCGAACAATTGTCGCGTGGGTGCGTGTCCACAGCGGCCTATATCTCCATTCACAATATGTGCGCCTGGATGATCGACAGCTGGGGCGATGACGCACAGCGCGCCAAATTCCTGCCGCGGCTGATGTCGATGGAACATTTCGCCTCCTACTGCCTGACCGAGCCGGGTGCGGGATCGGACGCCGCCTCCTTGCGGACCAAGGCTGTCAGGGATGGCGATGATTATGTGTTGAATGGCTCGAAAGCCTTTATCTCCGGTGGGGGCCGCTCCGACATCTATGTCGTGATGGCGCGTACGGGCGGCGAGGGGCCGGGCGGCATCTCCACATTCGTCGTCGAGAAAGGCACGCCGGGCCTGTCCTTCGGTGCGAACGAGAAAAAGCTGGGCTGGAATTCCCAGCCGACCGCGGTTGTGAATTTTGAAGACTGCCGCATCCCCGCCGCCAACCGGCTGGGAGAGGAAGGCATCGGCTTCAAGATTGCCATGAATGGCCTCAATGGCGGGCGTGTGAATATCGGTGCCTGTTCGCTCGGTGGCGCGGCGGAGGCGCTGGATGTCGCCGCCGAATACGTCCAATCCCGCAAACAGTTCGGTAAGCCGATTGCCGGTTTTCAGGTCACGCAATTCAAGCTCGCCGACATGGCAACCGACCTCGAGGCTTCACGTCTGATGCTCTACCGCGCGGCAGCCGCGATCGATGCCAAGGACCCGTCCACGCCCAAGCTTTGCGCCATGGCCAAACGGTTCGCGACCGATGCCTGCTTCGATATCGTCAATCAGGCGCTGCAACTGCATGGCGGCTATGGCTATCTGAAGGATTATCCGATCGAGCGCATCCTGCGCGATCTGCGCGTCCATCAGATCCTGGAAGGCACCAACGAAATCATGCGCGTCATCATCGCCAAGGATGTATTGAAATGA
- the hemB gene encoding porphobilinogen synthase, with protein MSTFPATRLRRLRQTDWSRRLVQENVLTVNDLIWAVVVSDTADPTEPVAAMPGVERLGLNALAEAAKRAAQLGIPAMAIFPHIDPAKKDENGSEALNPKGLVPQAIRTIKEAAPNVGVICDVALDPFTTHGHDGILKDGVILNDDTVERLIQQALVQARAGCDVIAPSDMMDGRIGAIREALELEGFTDTMILSYAAKYASGFYGPYREAIGSGTVLQGDKKTYQMDPANTEEALREVAMDLDEGADMVMVKPGLPYLDIVQRVSSTFGVPTFAFQVSGEYAMIQAAAANGWIDGDRVMMESLMAFKRAGAAGIITYFAPRAAELMA; from the coding sequence ATGAGCACATTTCCAGCCACACGCCTGCGCCGCCTCCGCCAGACGGACTGGTCGCGCCGCCTCGTGCAGGAAAACGTCCTGACGGTGAATGACCTGATCTGGGCGGTTGTCGTGTCAGATACCGCAGATCCGACCGAGCCTGTCGCCGCCATGCCGGGCGTCGAACGTCTGGGTCTGAACGCTCTCGCGGAAGCCGCCAAGCGGGCGGCACAACTGGGCATTCCGGCAATGGCGATCTTTCCGCACATTGATCCGGCGAAGAAAGACGAAAATGGCTCCGAAGCGCTCAATCCGAAAGGGCTCGTTCCGCAGGCCATCCGCACCATCAAGGAGGCCGCCCCCAATGTCGGCGTCATCTGCGATGTCGCGCTCGACCCGTTCACCACGCATGGCCATGACGGCATTCTGAAAGACGGCGTCATCCTGAATGATGACACCGTCGAACGTCTGATCCAGCAGGCTCTGGTTCAGGCGCGGGCGGGCTGTGATGTGATCGCCCCGTCCGACATGATGGATGGCCGCATCGGGGCGATCCGCGAAGCGTTGGAGCTGGAGGGCTTCACCGACACGATGATCCTGTCCTATGCCGCCAAATACGCCTCCGGCTTTTACGGCCCCTATCGTGAAGCCATCGGTTCGGGGACCGTGCTGCAGGGCGACAAGAAAACCTACCAGATGGACCCCGCCAACACCGAGGAGGCCTTGCGCGAAGTCGCCATGGACCTTGATGAAGGTGCCGACATGGTGATGGTCAAACCCGGCCTGCCCTATCTGGATATTGTCCAGCGCGTTTCCTCGACCTTCGGCGTGCCGACCTTTGCCTTCCAGGTCTCCGGCGAATACGCCATGATCCAGGCCGCCGCAGCCAATGGCTGGATTGATGGCGACCGCGTGATGATGGAAAGCCTGATGGCGTTCAAACGCGCCGGTGCGGCGGGAATTATAACTTACTTCGCGCCACGAGCGGCGGAACTGATGGCCTAG
- a CDS encoding trimeric intracellular cation channel family protein, giving the protein MTVDLLFLFLDYSGVTLFAYSGGMLAARKELDPFGAAILGAVTGMGGGTLRDVILGRLPVYWVEAPEYLWLALIGALIGYYTSPWAQSLATRRAALAWADAIGMSVFCVLGAKAGLAVGAHWSIALLTGVMSAAFGGLIRDIIVNDVPLVLRAEIYALAALAGAGGYVLAITLGIGAGIAAVGAALLAFVIRGCAIQFNWTLPPIGRVG; this is encoded by the coding sequence TTGACCGTCGATTTACTCTTTCTTTTTCTGGACTATAGCGGTGTCACTCTGTTCGCCTATTCCGGCGGCATGCTGGCGGCCCGCAAGGAGCTGGATCCGTTCGGGGCGGCCATTCTCGGCGCGGTCACGGGCATGGGCGGCGGCACACTGCGCGATGTCATTCTGGGCCGCTTGCCGGTTTATTGGGTGGAAGCACCGGAATATCTCTGGCTGGCACTGATCGGGGCATTGATCGGATATTACACCTCTCCCTGGGCCCAATCACTGGCGACCCGCCGGGCGGCTCTGGCCTGGGCGGATGCCATCGGTATGTCGGTTTTCTGCGTGCTTGGCGCGAAAGCGGGGCTTGCGGTTGGGGCACACTGGTCGATTGCGCTGCTGACCGGGGTGATGAGTGCGGCCTTTGGTGGTTTGATCCGGGATATCATTGTCAATGATGTGCCGCTGGTCCTGCGCGCGGAGATCTACGCGCTGGCGGCACTGGCCGGGGCGGGGGGCTATGTGCTGGCGATTACGCTCGGCATCGGGGCCGGAATCGCTGCGGTGGGCGCGGCGCTGCTGGCCTTTGTCATTCGCGGTTGTGCCATCCAGTTCAACTGGACCCTGCCGCCGATCGGGAGGGTGGGCTAG
- a CDS encoding TIGR00341 family protein — protein sequence MRLIELSFPDTVDTKPLLKSCLRANPVDHRLEPADDRGRRVLRLYFKTGEGQEAIDAIQGLLADTDDWRLVVIPIEATLPKIEAEEDAETSRKRRTLALREELFEDIAAGAKLNRDFLVLTALSAVVAALGLNANNVAAVIGAMVIAPLLGPILAFSFASALGDLDLMAKSARTAVAGLALGLAVSFALGMALPFNSLSGELVSRTIVGVDTTALALVSGAAAALSISTGISSALVGVMVAVALLPPSAAMGLYAGDGEWMMAARAGLLLSINVVSVNLAALFTYRVKGVRPRTWLERKSAKRSVFVNYAVWAALIIILTIAAWQVTVHDAALAAAIDGS from the coding sequence ATGCGACTGATCGAGCTCTCATTTCCGGACACGGTTGATACCAAGCCACTCCTGAAATCCTGCCTGCGGGCCAATCCGGTCGATCACCGGTTGGAGCCGGCAGATGATCGTGGCCGCCGCGTCTTGCGTCTCTACTTCAAGACCGGTGAGGGGCAGGAAGCGATTGACGCGATCCAGGGCTTGCTGGCCGATACCGACGACTGGCGGCTTGTGGTCATCCCGATCGAGGCCACCCTGCCGAAGATCGAGGCGGAGGAAGACGCCGAGACAAGCCGCAAGCGGCGTACGCTGGCCCTGCGTGAAGAGCTGTTCGAGGACATTGCCGCCGGAGCCAAGCTCAATCGTGATTTCCTGGTTTTGACGGCCCTGTCTGCGGTCGTGGCGGCGCTCGGGCTGAATGCCAATAATGTTGCCGCGGTGATCGGGGCAATGGTGATTGCGCCGCTGCTGGGTCCGATTCTGGCATTTTCCTTCGCGTCTGCGCTGGGCGATCTGGACCTGATGGCGAAGTCGGCGCGGACCGCGGTTGCGGGGCTGGCGCTCGGTCTCGCGGTCAGCTTTGCACTTGGTATGGCCCTGCCGTTCAATTCGCTGAGCGGCGAGCTGGTCTCCCGGACGATTGTCGGCGTGGACACGACCGCTCTGGCGCTTGTTTCCGGCGCGGCGGCGGCTCTTTCGATTTCCACCGGCATCTCCAGCGCGCTCGTTGGCGTCATGGTGGCGGTAGCATTGCTGCCGCCTTCCGCTGCGATGGGGCTCTATGCCGGGGATGGCGAATGGATGATGGCGGCGCGGGCCGGGCTGTTGCTGTCGATCAATGTGGTGAGCGTCAATCTGGCCGCGTTGTTCACTTACCGGGTCAAGGGCGTGCGTCCGAGGACCTGGCTGGAGCGCAAGTCGGCCAAGCGATCCGTCTTCGTGAATTATGCGGTCTGGGCCGCGCTGATCATCATTCTGACGATCGCCGCCTGGCAAGTGACGGTCCATGATGCGGCGCTGGCCGCCGCGATAGACGGGTCATGA
- a CDS encoding NAD(P)-dependent oxidoreductase, translating into MAKCAFLGLGVMGFPMAGHLAAKGHQVTVWNRTTEKARLWAKAHTGKVAVTPEDAVRDADFVFLCLGDDPDVRAVADKIIPVMKRGSVLVDHTTASATLARGLHAECKAVDAGFIDAPVSGGQAGAENGQLAIMCGGEADVFAYAEPVMKAYAKAITLIGEAGSGQLTKMVNQICIAGVVQGLSEGLHFAEQAGLDAEKVIGAISKGAAQSWQMENRWQTMVAGQFEHGFATNWMRKDLRIALDEARNNGARLPVAATVDQFYAEVQAMGGGRWDTSSLIARLKNADKQA; encoded by the coding sequence ATGGCAAAGTGCGCATTTCTCGGTCTCGGTGTGATGGGTTTCCCCATGGCGGGGCATCTTGCCGCGAAGGGCCATCAGGTAACCGTGTGGAACCGGACCACGGAAAAGGCCCGGCTCTGGGCCAAGGCGCACACCGGCAAGGTTGCGGTCACGCCGGAAGATGCGGTGCGCGATGCCGATTTCGTTTTCCTTTGTCTTGGCGATGATCCGGATGTTCGCGCGGTGGCCGACAAGATTATTCCGGTCATGAAGCGGGGTTCGGTGCTGGTGGATCATACCACGGCGTCGGCAACGCTCGCCCGGGGTTTGCACGCGGAGTGCAAGGCCGTGGATGCCGGGTTCATTGATGCGCCCGTATCCGGCGGGCAGGCGGGGGCGGAGAATGGCCAGCTCGCCATCATGTGCGGTGGGGAGGCGGATGTTTTCGCCTATGCCGAGCCTGTCATGAAGGCTTATGCCAAGGCGATTACGCTGATCGGCGAGGCGGGGTCCGGACAATTGACCAAGATGGTCAACCAGATCTGTATCGCCGGGGTGGTTCAGGGACTGTCGGAAGGGCTGCATTTTGCCGAGCAGGCGGGGCTGGACGCAGAAAAAGTCATCGGCGCGATCTCCAAGGGCGCAGCGCAATCCTGGCAGATGGAAAACCGCTGGCAGACGATGGTTGCCGGGCAGTTCGAGCACGGTTTTGCGACGAATTGGATGCGCAAGGATCTTCGCATCGCACTTGATGAGGCGCGCAATAATGGCGCGCGTCTGCCAGTTGCGGCCACCGTCGACCAGTTTTACGCCGAAGTTCAGGCCATGGGGGGTGGGCGGTGGGACACTTCCAGCCTGATTGCGCGGTTGAAAAACGCAGACAAGCAGGCCTGA
- a CDS encoding flavin reductase family protein: MSSSQSFRDAMSLYPTGVTVVTAYHDGKAYGITANSFASVSLEPPLVLWSVSRAAGRADIFRNAMSFAICFLSKDQADIAQHCAENDGLPAGQWSENRYGFPVIDGACVVLDCRQHAIHPGGDHDIIVGEVVGITVNDGAGALTFHRRDYGRLD, translated from the coding sequence TTGTCGTCTTCACAGTCTTTTCGCGATGCCATGTCGCTTTATCCAACTGGCGTGACGGTGGTCACCGCCTATCATGACGGCAAGGCCTATGGCATTACAGCGAACTCGTTTGCGTCCGTTTCACTGGAGCCGCCGCTGGTGTTGTGGTCGGTGTCGAGGGCAGCCGGGCGGGCCGATATTTTCCGGAACGCCATGAGCTTTGCGATCTGTTTTCTCAGCAAGGACCAGGCGGATATCGCGCAACATTGCGCGGAAAATGACGGGCTTCCGGCGGGGCAATGGTCTGAAAACCGCTATGGCTTTCCTGTGATTGATGGCGCATGCGTTGTCCTTGACTGCCGCCAGCATGCCATCCATCCCGGTGGCGATCATGACATTATTGTCGGTGAGGTCGTGGGGATAACAGTGAATGACGGGGCAGGGGCCCTGACATTTCATCGCCGTGATTACGGCCGGCTGGACTAG
- a CDS encoding flagellar motor protein MotB, giving the protein MASDRPIIIKKIKKGGGHGHHGGAWKVAYADFVTAMMAFFLLMWLINTTTPEQRQGIADYFAPASVSPTNSGGGGILAGTALGEGGSGRGASSTIERLSPDAQDDPDTPEESSEQSSQSASAEAMAAARERREQQSQFASAEMSLRQSLQEMPELAELTRQLIIEETPEGLRIQLVDEEGRPMFNPGSVQPNERAVVLLRAVAEIAQQLPNRIAVSGHTDSGPAPGDTYTNWDLSADRANAARSILQGGGITDDRIAEVTGRAGSEPLYPDDPYMAGNRRISILLLREAPVIAPGHGLNR; this is encoded by the coding sequence ATGGCTTCGGATAGACCGATTATCATCAAGAAAATCAAAAAGGGCGGCGGCCATGGCCACCATGGCGGCGCCTGGAAAGTGGCCTATGCCGACTTCGTGACGGCAATGATGGCCTTCTTCCTTTTGATGTGGCTCATCAATACCACCACGCCCGAACAGCGTCAGGGCATTGCCGACTATTTCGCGCCCGCCAGTGTCAGCCCGACCAATTCCGGCGGCGGCGGCATTCTGGCCGGAACGGCACTTGGTGAAGGCGGTAGCGGCCGGGGCGCGTCATCCACCATCGAACGCCTTTCGCCCGACGCCCAGGACGATCCGGACACGCCCGAGGAATCTTCGGAACAATCCAGCCAGTCAGCCAGCGCTGAAGCTATGGCGGCCGCACGTGAACGCCGCGAACAGCAATCCCAGTTCGCGTCGGCAGAAATGTCCTTGCGTCAGTCCCTGCAGGAAATGCCGGAGCTCGCCGAACTTACCCGTCAGCTGATCATCGAGGAGACGCCGGAAGGCCTCCGCATCCAGCTGGTCGATGAAGAAGGCCGTCCGATGTTCAACCCGGGCTCGGTCCAGCCCAATGAGCGCGCCGTCGTGCTTCTCCGGGCCGTGGCCGAAATCGCGCAGCAATTGCCCAATCGTATCGCCGTCTCCGGCCATACCGATTCCGGCCCTGCGCCCGGCGACACCTATACCAATTGGGATTTGTCTGCCGATCGCGCGAATGCCGCTCGTTCGATCCTGCAAGGCGGTGGCATAACCGATGACCGTATTGCCGAAGTGACCGGCCGCGCGGGTTCCGAGCCACTTTATCCGGATGATCCCTACATGGCGGGCAATCGCCGGATTTCGATCCTGCTCCTGCGCGAAGCGCCTGTTATTGCGCCGGGACACGGCCTGAACAGGTAA
- a CDS encoding SLC13 family permease produces the protein MLETIAETWQMWAAMALVAISIVFYIWEKFAIEIVSSAIVAVVLVFFQFFPIATNNPGATEILAGFANPALLTIMALLVVGQGIFQTGAMDGPTQRLLTSYDKRPRTTLVSMFFFLFVVSAFINNTPVVVMFIPILVAIAGRMGASPSKIMIPLSYVCILAGMTTLIGSSTNLLVSDSYAAFTGEHLNFFAPSGYGIILAAIGVIYVAFILPRLLPERATMEREIAGGDGKQFIAQLEVTRYHPLRGQSPVAGMFPDLPDITVRMIQRGEHAILPPFDDVKLRTGDLLIVAATRKTLSDLLSSRAEYLRGLLQSRPGSDEPTPGERLGLSESVIPPGSRLIGRTVEQIGFRHLTGCVVLGVQRRSRMIRKKMGEIRIEAGDVLLLFGKAEALRTLRNDRDLLLMAWATTDLPDPRRANYALIIFAGVIVAAATNLMPIVHASILGAVAMIAAGCLNSRQAARAIDMRVYLLVGSAFALGTALQATGAANFIAGTVVATFEPYGPVALISVLFLLIALLTNVLSNNATAILFTPIAIAAANQMGQDPTLFALTVLFAANTSFATPIGYQTNLLVMGPGHYRFADYIKAGAPLVFILWITFTAIAAFHFGF, from the coding sequence ATGCTCGAAACCATCGCAGAGACATGGCAAATGTGGGCCGCCATGGCCCTCGTGGCGATTTCGATTGTTTTCTATATCTGGGAAAAATTCGCGATCGAGATCGTATCCTCGGCCATCGTCGCCGTTGTCCTTGTTTTCTTCCAGTTCTTTCCCATTGCGACCAACAATCCCGGCGCCACAGAAATTCTCGCGGGCTTTGCGAATCCGGCGCTCCTGACCATCATGGCGCTCCTGGTGGTGGGTCAGGGCATATTCCAGACCGGTGCCATGGATGGCCCGACTCAGCGCCTGTTGACGTCCTACGACAAACGCCCACGCACTACGCTGGTATCCATGTTCTTCTTCCTGTTCGTGGTCAGCGCCTTCATCAACAATACGCCGGTCGTGGTGATGTTTATTCCCATCCTCGTGGCCATTGCGGGCCGGATGGGGGCATCCCCGTCGAAGATCATGATCCCACTCAGCTATGTCTGTATTCTTGCCGGGATGACGACGCTGATCGGCTCGTCCACCAATCTTCTTGTGTCCGACAGCTATGCCGCCTTCACCGGCGAGCATCTCAACTTCTTCGCGCCATCGGGATATGGTATCATCCTCGCCGCGATCGGCGTGATATATGTCGCCTTTATCCTGCCGCGTCTGTTGCCGGAACGCGCGACAATGGAGCGGGAAATTGCCGGCGGTGACGGCAAGCAATTCATTGCGCAACTGGAAGTCACTCGCTATCACCCCCTGCGCGGACAATCTCCGGTCGCCGGCATGTTTCCTGACCTCCCCGATATCACCGTCCGGATGATCCAGCGCGGCGAACACGCGATTTTGCCACCTTTTGATGACGTGAAATTGCGTACTGGCGATTTGTTGATTGTGGCCGCAACCCGCAAGACATTGTCCGACCTGTTGTCATCGCGGGCCGAGTATTTGCGCGGACTGCTGCAAAGCAGACCGGGGAGTGATGAGCCAACGCCGGGCGAACGCCTCGGCCTGTCAGAATCGGTTATCCCTCCGGGTTCCCGGCTCATTGGCCGCACTGTCGAGCAGATCGGTTTTCGCCACCTCACCGGTTGCGTTGTGCTGGGTGTGCAACGCCGGTCACGCATGATCCGCAAGAAGATGGGCGAAATCCGCATTGAAGCCGGCGACGTCCTGCTGCTCTTCGGCAAGGCCGAGGCGCTGCGGACCCTGAGAAATGACCGCGACCTCCTGTTGATGGCGTGGGCGACGACGGATTTGCCCGATCCGCGCCGTGCGAATTACGCCCTGATAATTTTTGCAGGCGTTATCGTCGCCGCCGCCACCAATCTGATGCCGATCGTTCACGCCTCGATTCTCGGCGCGGTCGCCATGATTGCCGCCGGGTGCCTGAATTCGCGGCAAGCCGCGCGGGCGATTGATATGCGGGTCTATCTCCTAGTCGGCTCGGCCTTTGCGCTCGGCACAGCCCTGCAAGCCACCGGTGCCGCCAACTTCATCGCAGGAACGGTCGTTGCAACATTTGAACCCTACGGTCCCGTTGCCCTGATCTCCGTGCTTTTCCTTCTGATCGCCTTGTTGACCAATGTTTTGTCTAACAATGCCACCGCCATTCTCTTCACGCCCATTGCCATCGCGGCAGCCAACCAGATGGGACAGGATCCAACGCTCTTTGCGCTGACGGTCCTGTTTGCTGCAAACACCTCATTTGCAACGCCGATCGGCTATCAGACCAATCTCCTGGTGATGGGGCCCGGCCACTATCGGTTTGCGGACTACATCAAGGCCGGAGCGCCGCTTGTATTTATTCTCTGGATCACCTTTACCGCCATCGCAGCATTCCATTTCGGCTTCTGA
- a CDS encoding arginyltransferase: protein MTHPFTTRQIPFYLTASGPCPYLPGKLERKLFTRLEPGDGPALNDALTHAGFRRSQAVLYRPACEGCDACRSARIPVAEYRFSRSNRKVLKANADLARNEQPAHATMEQFQLLSRYLDTRHGDGDMAGMSFADYVMMVEDGAQRTDVVEYRDEAGVLRAAALIDRLRDGPSLLYSFFDPEQPARSFGKFVILDAIAWSRSEGLPFVYLGYWVPGSAKMAYKSRYRPLEILTSSGWRRFEDTEFGRQTEMDFGGD from the coding sequence GTGACACATCCGTTCACAACCCGGCAAATCCCTTTCTACCTGACAGCGTCAGGACCGTGCCCCTATTTGCCCGGCAAGTTGGAACGCAAGCTGTTCACGCGGCTGGAGCCGGGCGACGGCCCCGCATTGAATGATGCGCTGACCCACGCCGGGTTTCGCCGCTCCCAGGCCGTGCTCTATCGACCCGCCTGCGAGGGCTGTGACGCCTGCCGTTCGGCGCGAATTCCTGTGGCCGAATACCGCTTCTCGCGCTCAAACCGTAAAGTCCTGAAAGCCAATGCGGATTTGGCCCGCAACGAGCAACCCGCCCACGCCACGATGGAGCAATTCCAGCTTTTGTCGCGCTATCTCGATACCCGGCATGGCGATGGCGACATGGCCGGCATGAGCTTTGCCGATTATGTCATGATGGTCGAAGATGGGGCCCAACGCACGGATGTCGTCGAATACCGCGATGAAGCCGGTGTGTTGCGGGCCGCTGCCCTGATTGACCGCCTCCGCGACGGCCCGTCTCTGCTCTATAGCTTCTTTGATCCCGAACAACCTGCCCGCAGTTTTGGGAAATTCGTCATTCTGGACGCGATAGCCTGGTCCCGGAGTGAGGGCCTGCCATTTGTCTATCTGGGTTATTGGGTGCCGGGCAGCGCCAAGATGGCTTACAAATCGCGATACCGGCCGCTGGAAATCCTGACGTCGTCGGGGTGGCGGCGTTTTGAAGACACTGAATTCGGCAGACAGACCGAAATGGATTTTGGGGGAGATTGA
- a CDS encoding TRAP transporter substrate-binding protein — protein sequence MDRRDFLSGASIAAASVATACSQGEESSVASPNVQTRRARRLRMVTTWPANFPGLGTAADRVAEFCNTMSSGSLEIQVHAAGEIVGAFEAFDAVATGTADMYHAAEYYWQGKSPAFNFFTAVPMGMTATEIMAWVEFGGGQELWEELGREFGVVAFQAGNSGHQMGGWFKREINTLEDFRGLRMRIPGLGGNVLRELGGAAVALSGGEIYPALQNGTIDATEWVGPWNDLAFGFYREAPYYYGPGFHEPGSALGLGINAGVWDSLEADHQAIIRAACRACNHMALAEYAHQNAIALNVLQNEHGVQLRSFSDEAWLRIGEISEQVVADVANTDAMTRRVYDSYIAARNRGRDWGRISEYPYFAQRERVLGG from the coding sequence ATGGATCGCCGGGACTTTTTGAGCGGGGCAAGTATTGCCGCCGCATCCGTTGCCACTGCCTGCAGTCAGGGCGAGGAAAGCAGCGTTGCATCGCCGAATGTCCAGACCCGCAGGGCACGCCGTTTGCGCATGGTGACAACCTGGCCCGCCAACTTTCCCGGACTTGGCACTGCTGCGGACAGGGTGGCAGAATTCTGCAACACGATGTCGTCCGGATCGCTTGAAATTCAGGTCCATGCGGCCGGAGAAATCGTCGGCGCATTTGAAGCCTTCGATGCGGTCGCAACCGGCACGGCCGACATGTATCACGCCGCAGAATACTACTGGCAGGGCAAGTCCCCGGCGTTCAACTTCTTCACGGCGGTGCCGATGGGCATGACTGCCACAGAGATCATGGCCTGGGTCGAGTTTGGCGGTGGTCAGGAACTTTGGGAGGAATTGGGCCGCGAATTTGGCGTCGTCGCTTTTCAGGCCGGCAATTCCGGCCACCAGATGGGCGGCTGGTTTAAACGCGAGATCAACACACTGGAAGATTTCCGCGGCCTGCGCATGCGTATTCCGGGGCTGGGTGGCAATGTGTTGCGCGAATTGGGCGGAGCGGCGGTTGCCCTCTCGGGCGGCGAAATCTATCCCGCCCTGCAGAACGGAACGATTGACGCCACCGAATGGGTGGGCCCCTGGAACGACCTCGCTTTCGGATTTTATCGCGAAGCGCCGTATTATTATGGCCCCGGCTTCCATGAGCCGGGCTCGGCATTGGGCCTCGGCATCAATGCCGGTGTCTGGGACAGCCTCGAGGCAGATCACCAGGCGATCATTCGCGCCGCCTGCCGCGCCTGCAACCACATGGCACTGGCGGAGTATGCACACCAGAATGCCATCGCGCTCAACGTGCTCCAGAATGAACATGGCGTGCAGTTGCGATCCTTCTCCGACGAAGCCTGGCTGCGGATCGGTGAAATTTCCGAACAGGTCGTCGCAGATGTGGCCAATACCGACGCCATGACCCGGCGTGTCTATGACAGCTATATCGCTGCCCGAAACCGGGGACGCGACTGGGGCCGGATTTCCGAATATCCCTATTTTGCGCAACGCGAACGCGTTCTGGGCGGCTAG
- a CDS encoding TRAP transporter small permease subunit encodes MRGGDWLVVLIIIGSVFLTLLDGMTAGGVSGWINTNLYQTARPVGIALGWVGLVASPLLALPLLGGFWGRFSGLPGRLEAVFRKLISIFDGVSTVIGDAARWLALGLVIVTATVVIQRYVFGFASTKLQESVVYMHALLFLLSAGSTLLADGHVRVDIVYAKLSERGKAWTDMIGTYLGLFPMALLILWVSTPYINASWRILERSRESDGLPLVFILKTAIPVFAVLVILQGLASAMRAALTLSGKAAPGHVKAVDQEL; translated from the coding sequence ATGCGCGGCGGAGACTGGCTGGTTGTCCTGATCATCATTGGCAGCGTCTTTCTGACGCTGCTGGATGGCATGACCGCAGGCGGCGTATCCGGCTGGATAAACACCAATCTCTACCAGACCGCCCGTCCGGTCGGTATCGCCCTTGGCTGGGTCGGGCTGGTGGCTTCCCCGCTCCTCGCCCTGCCCCTCCTCGGTGGATTTTGGGGCCGTTTTTCCGGACTGCCCGGACGTCTTGAAGCGGTGTTTCGAAAGCTGATTTCCATTTTCGATGGCGTCAGCACGGTTATCGGGGATGCGGCCCGCTGGCTCGCGCTCGGCCTGGTGATTGTCACTGCCACGGTCGTGATCCAGCGCTATGTCTTCGGCTTTGCGTCCACAAAGCTGCAGGAAAGCGTGGTCTACATGCACGCCTTGCTCTTCCTCCTGTCGGCCGGTTCGACCTTGCTGGCCGATGGCCATGTGCGGGTCGATATCGTGTACGCAAAACTGTCCGAGCGGGGTAAGGCCTGGACCGACATGATCGGCACCTATCTGGGCCTCTTTCCCATGGCGCTGCTCATCCTCTGGGTCTCAACACCCTATATCAATGCAAGCTGGCGTATTCTGGAACGCTCCCGCGAGAGCGACGGCCTGCCACTGGTTTTCATTCTGAAAACGGCGATCCCGGTTTTCGCCGTCTTGGTGATCTTGCAGGGCCTGGCTTCCGCCATGCGGGCCGCGCTGACGCTTTCGGGCAAGGCCGCGCCCGGCCACGTCAAAGCCGTCGATCAGGAACTCTAG